A genomic segment from Glycine soja cultivar W05 chromosome 20, ASM419377v2, whole genome shotgun sequence encodes:
- the LOC114403024 gene encoding transcription factor WER-like translates to MGRKANCDNQYAMNRGPWSAEEDKILMNYVQVHGEGKWRELSKRAGLKRCGKSCRLRWLNYLKPDIKRGNISSDEEDLIIRLHKLLGNRWSLIAGRLPGRTDNEIKNYWNTYLRKKAEHKHDKIPSHNDNIPIKLRIESPGCSKNSFGNVLDPTKSPHPMRCTKVMMPVNDSVNTTNLITTSWDNHNPSSASMQLDDYNHCLTGVLQEFDISDLLMSYEDDFRFNGYACVEIPQHIFEDETCRLDDSLGEEAWYENWKNDPYFPQDQDMGFSSF, encoded by the exons ATGGGAAGAAAGGCCAACTGTGACAATCAATATGCTATGAACAGAGGTCCTTGGTCTGCTGAAGAAGACAAAATTCTTATGAACTACGTTCAAGTCCATGGAGAAGGAAAATGGAGAGAGCTTTCCAAAAGAGCAG GCTTGAAAAGATGTGGGAAGAGTTGTAGACTCCGATGGCTGAATTATCTCAAGCCAGATATCAAGAGAGGAAACATTTCTTCGGATGAAGAAGATCTCATTATTAGACTGCATAAGCTCTTAGGGAATAG ATGGTCTCTAATTGCGGGACGCTTACCAGGGCGAACAGACAATGAAATTAAGAACTATTGGAATACTTATTTGAGAAAGAAGGCAGAGCACAAGCATGACAAAATTCCTAGCCATAACGATAACATTCCTATCAAATTAAGAATTGAATCTCCGGGTTGCTCAAAAAATTCCTTTGGTAATGTTCTTGATCCTACAAAATCCCCTCACCCAATGAGGTGTACCAAGGTTATGATGCCAGTCAATGATTCAGTCAACACAACGAATTTGATTACAACGAGCTGGGACAATCATAACCCTTCTTCTGCATCCATGCAACTAGATGACTATAATCATTGCTTAACAGGTGTCCTCCAAGAATTTGACATCAGTGACTTGTTAATGTCGTATGAGGATGATTTTCGTTTTAATGGATATGCTTGTGTCGAAATACCCCAACATATTTTTGAAGATGAGACTTGCAGGCTTGATGATTCGTTGGGTGAAGAAGCATGGTATGAGAATTGGAAGAATGACCCCTATTTTCCACAAGATCAAGATATGggtttttcttccttttaa
- the LOC114403268 gene encoding protein indeterminate-domain 5, chloroplastic-like: MTAASSSTPFLGIREESPQITTHHQPSTVSPTTAPQKKRRNQPGTPYPDAEVIKLSPKTLMATNRFICEVCNKGFQREQNLQLHRRGHNLPWKLKQKSTTKEPKRKVYLCPEPTCVHHDPSRALGDLTGIKKHYYRKHGEKKWKCEKCSKKYAVQSDWKAHSKTCGTREYRCDCGTLFSRRDSFITHRAFCDALAQESARFPSGLNSLGTHLFGTNHTTSLSLSQVGNQLSQVQKQNQTATTNSIFLLGNNVGAAATKFEHLIPPLNQSSFGHSPQSMPSSAFFMNNNTNQSLFEEHHSQHGPLFSTKQLQGLMQLQDLQGNTNNSDSSSVAAPNNSNLFNLSFFPSSNISTGTIIPDQFNNISGGDQGTTTTTTLYGNSIENVSSPHVGSSFSSIFGNSMENVSSPHMSATALLQQAAQMGSTTTTTTNCSSLLRGMCTNNGCKAENDHHHNLQGLMNSIANGNTSLFGSMQGNENNLCGFHNVDESNNKLPQNLSVNFGGSDKLTLDFLGVGGMMRNMSSGGFSQREQQQHDIGTMSSLDHDLKSAQPNRHFGKSTLQ; encoded by the exons atgacggCAGCTTCCTCATCCACTCCATTTTTGGGAATCAGAGAAGAAAGCCCTCAGATTACAACACACCATCAACCCTCCACAGTTTCTCCAACCACAGCGCCTCAAAAGAAACGGAGGAATCAACCTGGAACACCAT ATCCAGATGCGGAGGTCATAAAACTATCTCCCAAGACCCTAATGGCAACAAACAGGTTTATATGTGAGGTGTGCAATAAAGGGTTCCAAAGGGAGCAAAACCTACAGCTTCACAGAAGAGGACACAACCTGCCTTGGAAGCTAAAGCAGAAGAGTACAACAAAAGAGCCAAAAAGAAAGGTTTATCTGTGTCCCGAGCCCACCTGCGTCCATCATGATCCTTCAAGGGCTTTGGGAGACCTCACTGGGATCAAGAAGCACTACTATCGCAAGCACGGCGAGAAGAAATGGAAGTGTGAAAAGTGCTCAAAGAAATATGCTGTTCAATCTGATTGGAAAGCACATTCTAAGACTTGTGGCACTAGAGAATACAGATGTGACTGTGGCACTCTCTTCTCTAG gCGTGACAGTTTCATCACTCATAGGGCCTTTTGTGATGCGCTAGCACAAGAGAGTGCAAGATTCCCGAGTGGCTTAAACTCTCTGGGGACTCATTTGTTTGGCACAAACCACACGACTAGTTTAAGCCTATCCCAAGTGGGTAACCAACTTTCACAAGTTCAAAAGCAGAACCAAACCGCCACTACTAACAGCATTTTTCTCCTTGGCAACAATGTTGGTGCAGCAGCAACAAAGTTTGAACACTTGATTCCACCTCTAAACCAGTCTTCATTTGGACACTCACCACAATCAATGCCTTCCTCAGCTTTCTTCATGAATAACAACACAAATCAATCATTATTTGAAGAACACCATTCACAACATGGACCATTGTTCTCAACCAAGCAACTACAGGGCCTAATGCAACTCCAAGATCTCCAAGGCAACACAAACAACTCCGATTCTTCTTCAGTTGCTGCTCCTAATAATTCCAATCTTTTCAACCTAAGTTTCTTCCCAAGTAGCAATATTAGCACTGGCACCATAATCCCTGATCAATTCAACAACATAAGTGGTGGTGACCaaggaacaacaacaacaacaacactctATGGCAATTCAATAGAAAACGTGTCATCCCCTCATGTTGGATCGAGTTTTTCTTCTATCTTTGGCAATTCGATGGAAAATGTGTCGTCCCCTCATATGTCTGCCACTGCGTTGCTTCAACAAGCTGCTCAAATGGGTTcaaccacaaccacaaccaccaACTGTTCTTCCTTACTCAGAGGAATGTGTACTAACAATGGTTGCAAAGCTGAAAATGATCACCACCACAATCTTCAAGGGTTGATGAACTCTATTGCCAACGGAAACACGTCCTTGTTTGGGAGCATGCAAGGGAACGAAAACAACCTTTGTGGGTTTCACAACGTGGATGAGTCCAACAATAAGTTGCCTCAGAATCTTAGTGTAAACTTTGGAGGTTCTGATAAGTTGACCTTAGACTTTTTGGGTGTTGGAGGAATGATGAGAAACATGAGTAGTGGTGGATTTTCACAaagagaacaacaacaacatgacATAGGTACTATGAGTTCCTTGGACCATGACCTAAAGTCAGCACAGCCAAATCGTCACTTTGGAAAGTCAACGTTGCAATAA
- the LOC114402986 gene encoding myb-related protein 305-like, whose amino-acid sequence MKRKGRSCDNQDAVNRGPWSAEEDQILINYVQVHGEGNWRELSKRAGLKRLGKSCRLRWLNYLKPDIKRGNISSDEEDLIIRLHSLLGNRWSLIAGRLPGRTDHEIKNYWNTYLRKKVEQNHNYNNLPGHNNIPIKLRIESPRCSKNSLGIVIDPTKSSHPVTIKSMSCTEVMMPTRTVNDFTTSWDKNPFASTPQDGHGHCSEGFLKHFDISDVLMPYEDCRFNEYACVEVPQHFGDEAYKVIDAVGETRYDNWKIDDYFPLDYDVGFSLF is encoded by the exons ATGAAAAGAAAGGGCAGGAGTTGTGACAACCAAGATGCCGTGAACAGAGGTCCTTGGTCTGCTGAGGAAGACCAAATACTCATCAACTACGTTCAAGTCCATGGAGAAGGAAATTGGAGAGAGCTTTCCAAAAGAGctg GTTTAAAACGACTTGGGAAGAGTTGCAGACTCCGATGGTTGAATTATCTCAAGCCAGATATCAAGAGAGGAAACATTTCTTCGGATGAAGAAGATCTCATCATCAGGCTACATAGCCTCTTAGGGAATAG GTGGTCTCTTATTGCAGGACGATTACCCGGGCGAACAGATCATGAAATCAAGAACTATTGGAATACTTATTTGAGAAAGAAGGTAGAGCAAAACCACAACTATAACAACCTTCCTGGTCATAACAACATTCCTATCAAATTAAGAATTGAATCTCCACGGTGCTCAAAAAATTCATTGggtattgttattgatcctACAAAATCCTCTCACCCAGTGACGATTAAGTCAATGAGCTGCACCGAGGTTATGATGCCAACGCGAACAGTCAATGATTTTACAACAAGTTGGGATAAAAACCCTTTTGCATCGACCCCACAAGATGGCCATGGTCATTGCTCAGAAGGTTTCCTCAAACACTTTGATATTAGTGACGTATTAATGCCATACGAGGATTGTCGTTTTAATGAATATGCTTGTGTCGAAGTACCCCAACATTTTGGAGATGAAGCCTACAAGGTTATTGATGCGGTGGGTGAAACACGGTATGATAATTGGAAGATTGATGACTATTTTCCACTAGACTATGATGTaggtttttctttattttaa